In Diorhabda sublineata isolate icDioSubl1.1 chromosome 2, icDioSubl1.1, whole genome shotgun sequence, the sequence aaatGGAAGGTGGAAAAGCTGTAGCTCTCAAGAGAACAGATAGCATATGTCCACCACCGGAAGAAGTTCTTCTACAACGCGTTTTAAAGAATAATACAGAAGATTTAGACCTCATTGTTAACGAAGCTCTTCTTAAATACATTTATGATGGCTATAGCAAACCGATTTTGTTGGTTGCTTGCATCGAAGAAGCAGTAGAACCCCTCACAATCCAAGCTTTAATAGATTTAGGAGCAGATATACGATTTTCCGACGAGAACCAATGGGAAGCATTACATTTCGCCGCTAAACGAACTAATTATTCAGTTTTAAAAGTTgtaattgataatttgaaagCTAGACATTTCGATATTAACGATGTACTAGCTCAAAGTAGTAACGCCTTGCATATTCTTATTAGATACGGAGAAAGTCAATCGATTGATTTTATCAAATGCGCTAAACTTTTAATTCAAGAAGGAATTAATGTGAACAGTGGAGACAGTAAATTCATATCACCTATACTGTGGGCAGCTAAGAATGGTTCAAAAGATGTTATCAAAGTGATATTAGAAAATAGTCCGGTTCCAGTGGATTTGGACTCCCATAAACTAAGAGGACAGACCGCTAGagatattattacaattaaaaatttatacgaaGGTTATCTtccagaaaaaattgataacaataaTCAAAACGGAATCGTAAACAAAGGAAGTACAAGAATCGATGCGGAGATACTTTTTAATTACGTTAAATTacgaaaagaaaatgaatttctgAATTATAATAATAGAGATATTAGAGATTTCGCAAATATCGAAGATGGTTCCGACACTCTTCTTCAAATGGCGTGCGATAAAGGAAGCAAGATCATAGTAGAACACCTATTAAATAACGGAGCTGATCAATCGAGAGttaccaataaaaacaaaaagactCCACTGGAAATAACCGCCGATCACGGTTTCCACGAAATATTTAGTCTTCTTCTAAACCGTCTCGATAACGAGATTCCCATGTCTGTTTTAATAAGTTTAGTAAAATGTTATGATTACGAGATATTTCCAGGTATAGATAGAAAACTGTGTTGTAAATATCTTCTCGACAAACTGAAATCTAATAGggatatattgaatataaatggTGTGGACGAATCTATGAATTCCCCGTTGCATTACGCAGTTAGATATGGTGACGTTAATATCATTAACGATCTTCTTCAAACTGGAGCGTCTCTGGGGTCTAAAAACAAATATGGTATTATGCCTATCCAGGATATGGAACCTGAGGCATTGAACAAACATTTGGATAACTGCGTTCAGtttgattttaaaggaaaaaaagaCAAGGAAGATTTTTCTATAACGTTCGATTATCGTACTTTGATACCACCTACTACAAAGATAAGTAGACCAGATTCGGAATTAGGTATAAATTCTTCCGATAACCAAGAACTTGTACTTGAAACTGAAGTAATATCGTATATGAGTACAGCTTCGGAATTTAAGCATCTTTTAACACATCCTGTGAtagttagttttttatttatgaaatggCATAGAATAAGATGGCTCTTTTATACTAATTTAGCGTTTTATATtgctttttttgtttctttagtaACTTACGTGTTTTCttattatgcaaattttgaagAACTCACATCCTTTGAAGTTTTTCTTAAATTCGTTTCGTGGATAACATTGCtgattacattttttgtattgttattcAGGGAATTATTCCAAATTGCAATTTTACCGAAAAAGTATTttcggaattttgaaaattacttagAAATGACTCTTATTATTATAGCTGGATGGATATTATTTGTCGGTTCTCCATCTATTGATACCCGTAAACAACTTTCATCTTTATCTATATTATTAGCAGCTTTTGAGCTTGTATTGATGCTCGGTCAACATCCGAAACTATCAACGAACGTTGTTATGCTGAGAACAGTTTcttatgattttttcaaatttcttttgtgGTATTCCATATTAATTGTCGCATTTGCTTTAAGTTTTAACATACTATTTTCCGCAGAACCTAAAATAATTGTAGCGAATCAAACAGAGAGCGAAAGTGACGACGATTCTTTCGAAAATCCAGGAAAATCTGTGTTTAAAACTATTGTTATGTTGACAGGCGAATTCGAAGCCAGCGACATCAATTTTGAAGCTTTTCCTTTTGTTagcaaattaatttttgttcttttcattTTCATGATAGCCATTATACTGCTCAATCTCTTAAATGGTTTAGCTGTAAGTGACACACAGACGATAAGAAAAGACGCCGAACTATTGGGACATATCTCTAGAGCTCAACATATTTTCTACGTAGAAACGATGATGTTGGGAAACATCCTCCCCAAGAGCTTAGTTACCAAGTTAAACGATTTATGCTGTTGCTTACCATTCGACACAAATTTACGCTGCACCATTTCCAAACCTTTAGCAGAAAAAGTTTGTCTTTTTCCACATTTATTCAATTACGAAATGACTGTCTATCCTAACAGATACGGACAAATATATATCCCGAtgaataagaaacaaaaatgttgtcACGGTTATtgttataacatttatttagaTAAAGAGACAATTTTACGAATAAACGCGTTAGTTCAGTTTAAAAAAGAGCAACTACAATCAAAAGTAGATATAGAGATGTATAAATCTGAAATtgttatgattaaaaataaattggatgATCTATTAAATAAACTCCAATCGAAACAGTTAGAATAATATGCTGTGAGTAATTTCTTCATGgtattttcaatcaactacATCAAATTCTCTTTCTGTAATCGAGACAATATCCGAATAATTGCTTTTTTCTCTCAGTTCATTTATTTGgtataatcattttttcctCTTCACCGACGTTTGTTAATAGTGATTTTTCCTTCCGTTATATGTCTCGTTTATCTATCAGTCTCAATACTTACGATATTTCCAACAATTCAGATGGAATTTTCTCAATTTCCCTTCCtccatttatttctatttcttggTGTGTCTCTTTTCACATCTCCTGTTTCTATTCTTAATTTCGTTTTCGGCTTTCTCTTTGGTCTATTTGCATTTGGTTTGACGATTCATTATGGTTTTCCCgtgtttattgattattttgcaTTGAATGCccttataacttttttcaagTTATCGGTGAcagtgtttttgtttgttttgttgttatttttccATTCCATCTCAACTCttcgtcttttatttttttaatgaattttcttgttacgaatttatttcaagttttcctGAGCTTCAAAGTCTCGATCGATTGCTTTTGCTTTCTCCTATTCCTTCAAATTATTCTCTTCTTGTTCTAAGCTCATCCTATTATATTCGTATTAATTTGTTGAATGTATGtctttcatattatttaaattataaacaattcaGTAGTCAATGGTTACCATTTATCTATTGAATTGATAATAATCCTaaacaaaattaacgaatttTAGTTCAAACATATCGCATCTTTTAATGCCTAGAATTTCTAAAAGCTTCTTCCCTGCTTTCATAATCTGACattattaaactaaaaacgCATGAAATTCATTATATGGTCCATTCTAAATGGATTCACCTAgcagaaaaaatcgatttttttgcaaacttcattcattcatatatttattttgaaaaagtaagaCCCTGTGGCGCCGTGTGGAAGTTTACGTTGTGAATAGGCTTACATGGAGTCATAAACTGGGCGAGAATACTACTATTAGGAGATTTAGGCCCTCCACACACGGGTCGACTCATTTGCAATTCGAGTTGTCAACGGGAGTCGCGCGCAACCTTGTCTGTGTTTCACAGTGGGAGTCCTCACACGTTGGCAATGTGAATCGTATGAGTTGCGTGCCAGCCGTACAATAGAAGACCACGGGTGCGGAGGGccttatattatttaaaatgagtAATCAATCTCAATAAATATTGCTCAGATTCCCTCGTATTGGTATTCTGCCTTTGTATTGTAGGCGCAACCAACCTCACCAATTCTTCAAAGCTTTCTTTTTTCATCCTATAGAATGCTATAAACTTTGCAACTGTTTCTTTCAGTTCTTCGGCAGAAACAAAAAGCCTGCAGCttaagtttttttgaatatacgAATGACATCAATATTTCCTTTTTCCTCCTCTACGATACCGACTATCAACCGAGAGTTGCGGACTGAAGTTGCACACATGGCCCTCCTGTGTGCGGATTCCAGTTGCAAACAGGTTGCACAACTCCGATCGCACAATTTCGATTGTGCGTTGCGCAGTCAAGTTTTCAAACTCAAATTGCAAATGAGTCGACCCCTGTGCGGAGGGCCTTAGTCGTGATTCACCTAGTGTGAACTGGTAGTCGTGGTAGTGGGAGTCGTCAACAACCAAAAATAGATCGGTCGTAATTACTCCTGCATGTTGGAGTGAACACGACTGGTTTAGTCGTGAAACACCCACCAAAAGTGAGGTTGCTAGCGTATATACAcgtatttttttcgatttttgtatgagtgaaataataaaatttactataatttaataatcaaataaattaatactttatatatatatatatatatatataattataattaataacattttcttcgTCAGCATTCAAAATGTCAGGGATgcttattatcaaaaattaaaaaaaaataaataactttgaaaagTCAGGAGCATCTTCAGTTCAAATCAGCCTAATCCAGTAATGAATGAAACCGTATCTAATCTTTAGAGTTCACCAGTTCATTGTAATAATACATCAAAGCAATTAGAAGACAAAGTTAGTTATGTTTTAGATAACCACGTAGAGGTAAATTTGTCAAACGAAAAGGAGACTGGTGAAATATTCAAACTTCCATCAAAATTAAATCAGACAGCTCAAGCAACAAAGAGGCGACTGCAGAATTTTTCCACTTTCCTGTTTAGCCAtgattaaacacaaataaataaataacgtaCCATAAACAACTAGATGTTAGCGGTTGTTCGTTTCTGGTCGCGACGCTTTTCAGACACTAATTCGTGTGAACTGGAGGTCGTATATTATCGGTCGTGAAAATCAAGCAGTCGTGAGACATGCGCAGAACGAGTATTATTCTCGTCCAGTTCACGACTCCGAGTGAACCAGTCTTTAAGCATTTAAATGGGTACATTCACTTCAAACGGCCGTCATTATGGTCAAAATTATTCTATCCGgaccaatttttttctaaattgtgtGGTATTTACTCTACTTTTAGCTGGTGTTCTCAGAATTAAcattgaatcaaatattttccgGGAAATCcggaaaatatatttgcaaaaatgaatttctcaaaaaccCCACCCTTAATTTGCGCGAATTTTGTATATGAGTTTTAGTAACCCCCGATCTACCTTTTTACCAAACGGCAGTTAAACAAAATTGTCCGTTTAGTAAATACGGCCCCGCAACGAAAATATCGGTTTTCACCTTTGTTGGATTTTTCCGGTGATTTGTAAATGAGTAGCGTGTGACGATTTTTATTTGTCCGATAAGCTGAGTGAcactaaaaatgtttctaaatagaCTGATATATGTTTTCCATGTTTCTTTTCACGTAGCCAATAACTTGTATTTTGAATTGATCAATGAAATACTAAATTCAACCTCATCGGTAGCTCATATCAAgtataacctataaaaataaaaatgattttctcaCTTGTGTCAAGGATGGTTTCCAACAGCAATCTTTTGGTGCGTGTTTGTGATAGATTAAAGTTAAATCATGCGTAGATTCATTTGTCGGGTGATTCCTTTCTTGGATTTTCTTGTTAAAGCAGCTCATTGAAACTGCTCAAAAATCAAACACAGAAACTATTTGTTATTGGAGGAAGTAGCTCCAACGTtcccatttttcaaatttgactgTAGTATCTAGTAGTATTTTGACCAAAGCTCCTGAAGTTAACGTGTACAAAATCTCTCTCTTACTCCTACAGCTccctttttgttatttttatgataaaaccaGTGGCGTAGTGAGCTTTGGACGGGCCCAGTATTAAAATTAGTTGGTGTGCCCAAATGAAGAGTAAAATTAGctcacaaaagaaacaaaaatgcctgcattaaattaaaataagtatttaCTGATTATAAGTTATCGCTTCCTCCTAGAAATTGAGCTAgccaaataattcaaattaaatgtacactattctttcctttttttcggcaaattgatttattaaattatctataGCTGAAGACGATTTCCTCATCGAACTCCTTAGGTAATTTTTcatcagttttaattttgaaaaacttctttcaGCTGTTGCGGTCGTAACTGGAAGTATCAAGAATAGAAAGAATGCTGTTACTACCAGCAATAATTCCATGAGTTCCTTAATGgaatgaatttttcgaatttcaaatttttagcgTGTTTTCAGATCTCTGAAATCTTGGTTTAGTTTGAGAAATTAATATATCTAAACAAGCAATAGTATACATTGACTTTGAAATATAATTCCGGATCTAAAATTCTCTCATCTTGTGAGAACGCATAAAAAAAACGCTTCGTTATTAttcgtcttttatttttaaaaacagttgTTACTTCCACTCATTTAGCAAACCattgaatgaattttgatttcttatttcgCTCAGTCTATTCAAAAGATTGCTTAATAAAATACCAGCTTTCTGTAATTCATTATTATGTAGATCTTTAGAAACAGGattaatgatttcaaataataaagaaaaaaatgtgacaagCACTAAGAAAAATCTATAGTTTGTGTATGGCATTTAACATTGAAGAGACTTAGCGTGTATTTACAAGAATAAGACACTTGGATTCGCAGTGCTTAACCTTGGGAAAAAAGAGATTGCTTTTATGACTTTTGTCATTTCTGAAGTAAAAAATCTATAGGCacgtataaaaaattattttatatgttttttgcCGGGAAACACTAGATTAAGTGATATTGGGAATaacatttcactaatttttgtttacacACATTAGGGGCCTCTGTAGCCCGGGAGCTTCGTATACGGCTGATACGGCAGTAGCTACGCCTCTGGTTAAAACCTACATTATAAATGCTGGGAGTGGAATACCTAACGTATGTGAGGCTTGAACAGGTCAAAATCGACATTTTTGTTGCGGGCAAAGTTTCCTGACAAAGTCATTCATATTTAGTTTTTCCAGGTTTGACGAAAAGTTTTTGATTCAATGTTAATTGAATGACACCAGCTGAAAGTAGAGTGAATAACgcacattgaaaaaaaaatggtccCGTTAGGTTAATTTGGGTTATAATGGCGGCTGTTTGAAATGAGTGTACCATTTGAAACGCTTATTCACAAAGTAGAATTCCACATGGCACCATAGGGCTGAAAAACGTTTTTCGGAAAAATGAAAGTGGCCATACATCTCCCAATTAAATATAGAATGAAGTTTGGAAAAATCGAGTTTTACTGCTGGGTGAATCCGTTTAGAATGGGGCATACACTTCTCTTCCAATGTTATTATCCTTTTCTCCAAATATCTTCACTTCTTACTTGGTTAAagaccgcttgacatgatgcattgcaagacgcaatatttcttgatagaaaacatttaaaactggtcagaaaatattgaataaaggTGAGGTATTTGTTCAAttcatttattgtatttttgttagTGGCAGCCATGATGAAATGGCAAGAGACTAGCATATTATCAAGCGACATGCAATATTTATCTGTACAATATTTTGACCTTTTCAATTTCTTGCACAATGTCAAGCAGCCTTAAATAATTATGGCAAACATATATGTTTCTCTTGTCTTCATCACGTCATTTCGCTTGTCTGTCTGAATATAAATATCAACTcttttgttgtattaaattttcGATCTATTCGAATCCTTTATCCGGCAAATCACTTCGAATCTTTCTGTGATATTTGGCCGTTTTTCCGATCTCCTCTCCTATTATTGATCTTGTGTCtaactttttgaatatttattttttgaacttaaatATGTTTTGTCATTCCAATATCTTTCGTTTGTTATTCCTAAGCCTTTatattaattcttcttttttatctaacactgatattcttcttttttctctcGAATATTCTGtggttttcttcttttttatttttgatacacCAGGTTGATGCGCCATAGGTGTCAACAGGTATAATAGTTgctttgtaaatttttcatctatttctaATCATTTTATTCCTTCTCTTATTATCTTCTTTTAcggtttttttatcaattgcCATTAGTGTTATGTCATTTGAATTTGCTATTAACTGCGCATGTATTTGTGCAAGGGTCATTTTGATTGCAGCCTAGTGGAAAGCTTACTTATACTTTGTTGGCATGAAGATTACATTGAATAAGTTTATTCGGTATTGCATTTCTGGATATAGAGTAAAAATCACCTTGACTATCGATGATGCAGACAAGCTTTTAATTGGTCGAGACCAGAGAAAATTCGTTCGGTCTTCACGCCGTCTCTTATattaataatagatatttttaaaataaaaaaaaattaaaaagaggGCATCCATAAATTAACTCACACGTTAAGGGGGCGGGAGGGGGTCAACGAAGTGTGACATTGTGTGATAAGAGGGTGGGAGTGGTCCTAAATTTCGTGTCGtcaaatttcaaagtctattatAATCTAAATGTTGAAACACGAACTTTGAACTGGTACTTTACGAAAACCTCGTATTTGAAGTATTGAATACACTCCAAATTACTTATTGTATACTTATTATATAGacttttttaactattttgaatattatactttaataattatgtaaaagttttattgttgtaattatttataataaaatatatttgttttatactgcttttcattttctttattacaaaaaatgaaattataaagtttatttttcaagttattaatCAATTTACAGAATATTATTATGACATGAAACATTAACTGTTAGAATGATACTTCAAACAAAGGAAATTAATTACGTTCTGTATTTTCACaagaatttataaattgaactGTTTTTATAAACAGATATATTAAATATGCAGAGGTCTGGCAACGCTGtcaaaaaagattaaaacgtTGCATCGGCTATAGGGAGAACTTCAAATATAAGATCGCTGTTTACGACGTATGCTGAAAGACatgggcatcaatttgaacacagtaaccctttttcgaatcccttttgtaattcattttgttgctgtatttttttcttgtaaaaatgtATGGCCCACccttttatttattaagaaatactGGATGCCAATTACTTTTTCtgtaatgaatttataaaatatattgttgatGATTTTATACCGTTACGTAAAAATGAATATTCGTGGTCAAATTAGTGCGTGAGCAAAATCGTGACTAATTCCAAAATGAGATCAGTCGTAGATACCAcatataataacaatttaaatttacatttcGTGTAATTATATTTCACCTAATGCTCTATTAGATAGGGATATCGATAATCATAATTGAAGCATTTATAATTCATATACAGTAAGGTCTtaatttaacagaaaaattttctacataattacgagtaattttggaaaatctttcaatttgttaattttgtatataaacatCTATATTATTAACTGGCATTTTAAACACTCGACAACCCTTAAAACCTGTTTGACTTGATAACTTGGAAACTGTCTTTAGAAACTTCAGAAAATTTTGGCAACGACCGGAAGAATCTCTGACAAACTCAGAAAGAGGCCAACAAGTGACGGTTGTTTGTAGCATCTACACTCTTTCAGCCTTgatatttccaagaaaaaaacgaaaaatatgaaatttttgataaagcaCTTCCCGGGAAATTAACTTTGTGTCAACAGTCTGGTTGAATGGACTTAGAACTGGTTCTTCAGTGGTTGAAGCAATTTTGCAAATATGCTAATCCCTCTCTGGAAAGTAAAGTATGGTTTCTTCTTGATGGTCAACCAAGCCACACATCCTTAGTAGCTGTTGCTTTCTGcagaaaaaataacataattctCATGTGCTTCCCCGCAGCTATCGCATGTAACCACTGAATGTGAGtttttttagacctttaaaGGTATATTAAAAACAGGCCTGTACCACATGGTTGAAAAACCATCCAGGCCATGTTATTACTGCTTACCAAGTGAGTCTTTTCAAAAGCAGATGGTGAAGCAGCGACAATCCAAAATGCATTGACCGCTTGAACAGGaatttaattccaaaattttttcctGTTATCTTTTTGTACCAGTGGACAGAAATAATATTGAGCTGAAAAAGCTGAAAAAGGGTACCCGTTAGAGGAAAACGACAATCAAGTTGAAGTAGAAAATGAACAGGAGTCGTTTCTGAACTTCAGATCAATAATGATGGAGAATGCAAGACAGAAGTCAAAaaggtataatttttaaaaatatacccACCACCTCAAGCGATAGTCCAATCAAGAAAAAGGAATGTAACAAAGAAGTAcactttttgaatatattttccgaaCCCTGAAGAACTGAAAACCAAGAAcaaacaatttagaaaaaatcgaaAGTTGAtgcttaaaaaaaattaaagaactATTTATTGCGACAGCTCGAAGAAATAGTTACCAAAATGCAAAATGCAAAATTTGCATAGTGGAAAAATTCTATCAAAATcctctatttattttatctagtgaaaatttcagtttaactaatattcacaatgaaaaaaataatgagacgATCCCTTGATGGACGAGGTAAAATCATAAGCAACACAGAAGAGGTCAGGGCAATAGTTGAAGATGACACTAAAGAAGAAAGCAAGTCCTTTCAATAGAATGATGAATACGAAGAGCATGGGTCTTGGATTTATTGCAACGGGTTATTTAGCGCGCTtcacaattaaaagaaaaatacattctGTCCATTTTATCAATTATGGGCTCATTTGGAGTGTATTGATTTGTCtccaaaatcaaaaatatttatttgcaaTTTGTGCAGCTATTAAAATGAATCAAGGAAATTATTCGATGTGtactatttcatttttaacatcTATTAAATTCTTCTTAAGATATTTGGTGCTTTAAAAGAGTTTTAGTAACTGTTATGtgaagaaatttcgaaaatatcgatcgacataaaaaatatgtcgTTTTAAGATATAGTCCTCTCCATATGACATCAGaagttattaataaagaagtaaagatttattataataataccaaaaatgtggGCATCTAATGATAACTTAAAAACATGTACTATTCTTTgaacagataaaaattttaaacacttttggcatttttccaataaatttttaatttttttattaaaatcttctGACATCAAACGTATCTACATTGTCCCTTACGCCTCCtatcttcatcatttttttacTCCTCATTacactttaaaatatttagagaGTGAGGATTTTTTTATTCCAGTCAAAATGTATACACACATGATTAGACTTACCAAAAAGCACtgttttcacacactttttaatagaaacaatcaatattaaaaacatgtttttctttatttggaaattttaaacTCTTACAGTAAATACATTATATCGAGAAATACCGcagcaaaattattttgaagcaaaaagtttcatttgaaaaaactttatgattattttaagATCTAAGAATTAAAATTTCGTAATGTCGGTGCCCGTGTTCCTTTCCATCGAATGGAATATAACAACATCCATGGCTAGGGTGtacctaaaaataataaaacataatgAGTAGTTATACGACATGGAAAATCCataaaattttatcgatttaataGAAATGGATATAATATTTCGAAGAATAATGTCAATCaactttttatatgaattattatccattatttttacatttatttccatcgatatataatatttattttccacttttgtTATTACTCTTGGCCTGAAAGCTAGTTTCTTTCTCCTGGGTAAAGTATAAAATCCAAATGGTTTCAACATTTTAAGCATCATATCgttattttgaagttgattatagaactttaattttccaaaaaagtagcTAATTCagaatctaatatttatttaatctttcACCTTTGCTACCGTTCTTGGACTGGAAGCTAGTTTCTTTCTTTTGGGCAAAGTCTATATCCACCCTTCACATCCAAATGGTTTCAACATTTTAAGCATCATATCGTTATTTTGAAGTTGACTATAGAactttaattttccaaaaaagtagcTAATTCagaatctaatatttatttaatgtttcaCCTTTGCTACCGTTCTTGGACTGGAAGCTAGTTTCTTTCTTTTAGGTAAAGTCTATGTCCACCCTTCACATCCAAATGGTTTCAACATTTTAAGCATCATATctttattttgaagttgattatagaactttaattttccaaaaaagtagcTAATTCagaatctaatatttatttaatctttcACCTTTGCTACCGTTCTTGGACTGGAAGCTAGTTTCTTTCTTTTGGGTAAAGTCTATGTCCACCTTTCACATCTAAATGGTTTCAACATTTTAAGCATCATATctttattttgaagttgattatagaactttaattttccaaaaaagtagcTAATTCagaatctaatatttatttaatctttcACCTTTGCTACCGTTCTTGGACTGGAAGCTAGTTTCTTTCTTTTGGGTAAAGTCTATGTCCACCCTTCACATCTAAATGGTTTCAACATTTTAAGCATCATATCgttattttg encodes:
- the LOC130453465 gene encoding transient receptor potential cation channel protein painless-like → MYSKMEGGKAVALKRTDSICPPPEEVLLQRVLKNNTEDLDLIVNEALLKYIYDGYSKPILLVACIEEAVEPLTIQALIDLGADIRFSDENQWEALHFAAKRTNYSVLKVVIDNLKARHFDINDVLAQSSNALHILIRYGESQSIDFIKCAKLLIQEGINVNSGDSKFISPILWAAKNGSKDVIKVILENSPVPVDLDSHKLRGQTARDIITIKNLYEGYLPEKIDNNNQNGIVNKGSTRIDAEILFNYVKLRKENEFLNYNNRDIRDFANIEDGSDTLLQMACDKGSKIIVEHLLNNGADQSRVTNKNKKTPLEITADHGFHEIFSLLLNRLDNEIPMSVLISLVKCYDYEIFPGIDRKLCCKYLLDKLKSNRDILNINGVDESMNSPLHYAVRYGDVNIINDLLQTGASLGSKNKYGIMPIQDMEPEALNKHLDNCVQFDFKGKKDKEDFSITFDYRTLIPPTTKISRPDSELGINSSDNQELVLETEVISYMSTASEFKHLLTHPVIVSFLFMKWHRIRWLFYTNLAFYIAFFVSLVTYVFSYYANFEELTSFEVFLKFVSWITLLITFFVLLFRELFQIAILPKKYFRNFENYLEMTLIIIAGWILFVGSPSIDTRKQLSSLSILLAAFELVLMLGQHPKLSTNVVMLRTVSYDFFKFLLWYSILIVAFALSFNILFSAEPKIIVANQTESESDDDSFENPGKSVFKTIVMLTGEFEASDINFEAFPFVSKLIFVLFIFMIAIILLNLLNGLAVSDTQTIRKDAELLGHISRAQHIFYVETMMLGNILPKSLVTKLNDLCCCLPFDTNLRCTISKPLAEKVCLFPHLFNYEMTVYPNRYGQIYIPMNKKQKCCHGYCYNIYLDKETILRINALVQFKKEQLQSKVDIEMYKSEIVMIKNKLDDLLNKLQSKQLE